In Nocardia sp. NBC_00403, the DNA window GCGACCCGGCGTGCTGGACGGCGCGGCGGGCGAGGCCACCCTGGCCGGTCTGCGGGTCGCTCAGGAACACAACATGAATCCGCCTGCGCCGCAGCCGAATATGGAGGGCGCCTGATATGACGTTGACTCCGGTTCTCACCCGATACTGGGACGACCCCCAATCGTGGACGATGGACACCTACCATCGCCATGACGGCTACCAGGCGCTGCGCAAAGCCTTGCGGATGGACCCCGATCAGGTCATCCAGACCGTCAAGGACGCGGGTCTGCGCGGCCGCGGCGGCGCGGGGTTCCCGACCGGCATGAAGTGGAGCTTCATTCCGCAGGGCCCAGGCCCAGACGGCACCACCAAGCCGCACTACCTGGTTGTCAATGCCGACGAGTCGGAACCCGGCACCTGCAAGGACATTCCCCTCATGCTGGCCACTCCGCACACGCTGATCGAGGGTGTGATCATCGCCGCCTACGCCATCCGCGCGGCGCACGCCTTCATCTATGTGCGCGGCGAGGTGGTGCCGGTGCTGCGTCGCCTACAGGCCGCGGTGACCCAGGCCTACGAGGCCGGGTATCTCGGCCGCAATATCCTCGGCACCGGCTACGACCTCGAGCTGATCGTGCACGCCGGTGCGGGCGCCTACATCTGTGGCGAGGAAACCGCGCTGCTGGATTCACTGGAAGGCCGCCGCGGCCAGCCCCGCCTGCGACCGCCGTTCCCCGCCGTCGCCGGGCTCTACGCCTGCCCGACTGTGGTGAACAACGTCGAATCCATTGCCAGTGTGCCGCCGATCATCCTCAACGGCACAGCCTGGTTCCGGTCCATGGGCACCGAGAAGTCGCCTGGCTTCACGCTGTACTCCTTGTCGGGCCATGTCGCCCGGCCCGGCCAGTACGAGGCGCCGCTCGGCATCACGCTGCGGGAACTGCTCGATTACGCAGGCGGCGTGCGTGCCGGGCATCGGGTGAAGTTCTGGACGCCCGGCGGCTCGTCGACACCGTTGTTCACCGACGAGCACCTCGATGTACCGCTGGACTACGAGGGTGTCGCGGGCGCCGGATCCATGCTGGGCACCAAGGCATTACAGATCTTCGACGACACCACCTGCGTGGTGCGTGCCGTCCTGCGCTGGACCGAGTTCTACGCCCACGAATCGTGCGGCAAGTGCACACCCTGCCGCGAGGGCACCTACTGGCTCGTCCAGTTGCTCGAGCGCATCGAGGCGGGCCGCGGCACCGAATCCGATCTGGACAAGTTGCTCGATATCAGCGACACCATCAACGGCAAGTCGTTCTGCGCCCTCGGTGACGGCGCGGCCAGCCCGATCATCTCCTCCCTGAAGTTCTTCCGCGAGGAGTTCATCGACCATCTGCGCCTCGACGGCTGTCCGTTCGATCCCGCGCGCACGACTGCCTGGGCCGAAGGAGTCCGATGAGTACAGCATCGCGTAGCGATTCGATGGGGGGTGGCGGCCGGGTGACGGGTGGGCCCGCCACTGTTAACGCCAATGCCAGCGGGCTGGTCCCCGCCGATCTGGTAACCGTGACCATCGATGACACCACTGTCAGCGTGCCTGCGGGCACGCTGGTGATCCGGGCCGCCGAACTGATCGGCATCCAGATACCCCGCTTCTGCGACCACCCGCTGCTCGAACCGGTCGGCGCCTGCAGGCAGTGCATCGTCGAGGTGGAGGGCCAGCGCAAGCCGGTCGCCTCCTGCACCATGGCCGTCACAGACGGCATGGTGGTGCGCACCCAGCTCACCTCCCCGGTCGCCGACAAGGCGCAAGAGGGCGTGATGGAGCTGCTGCTGATCAACCATCCTCTCGACTGCCCGGTCTGCGACAAGGGCGGCGAATGCCCGCTGCAGAACCAGGCGATGTCCAGCGGTCGGCCCGAAACCCGGTTCGACGGCGTGAAACGCACCTACCCCAAGCCGATTCCGCTGTCCACGGCGGTGCTGCTGGACCGGGAACGCTGCGTGCTCTGCGCCCGCTGCACGCGCTTCTCCCAGCAGGTCGCCGGTGACCCCTTCATCGAGCTCATGGATCGTGGTGCGCTGCAACAGGTCGGCATCGCGCAGGCCGAACCGCTCGATTCGTATTTCTCCGGCAACACCGTGCAGATCTGCCCGGTCGGCGCGCTCACCGGCACCAGTTATCGGTTCCGCGCGCGCCCGTTCGACCTGGTGTCGAGTCCGAGCGTCTGCGAGCATTGCGCGTCGGGTTGCGCACAGCGCACCGACCATCGCCGCGGCAAGGTGCTTCGCCGGCTGGCAGGCGACGATCCGCAGGTCAACGAGGAATGGAACTGCGACAAGGGCCGCTGGGCTTTCGCGTATGCCACCGAACGCGACCGGCTGACCACACCCATGGTGCGCGGCTGGGACGGCAAGCTCGCGCCTGCCTCGTGGTCCGAGGCGCTCGCTGCCGCCGCAGAGGGTTTGGCCGCCGCGCACGGCAGCGCGGGTGTGCTGATCGGCGGCCGCATCACCGAAGAAGACGCCTACGCCTACGCTAAATTCGCGCGAGTTGCCCTCGGCACCAACGACATCGACTTCCGTAGCCGGGTGCACTCGGTCGAAGAGGCCGATTTCCTTGCCGCCCGCATCGCCGGGCAGGGTGTCACTGTCGACTACGACAGCCTGGAAAAGGCGCCGATCGTCCTGCTCGCCGGTTTCGAGCCGGAGGAGGAATCACCGATCGTCTATCTGCGGCTGCGCAAGGCCGCACGCAAGCACGGACTGCCGGTCTACTCGTTGGCCGCCTACGCCTCGCGTGGCCTCGACCGCATGTCCGGCACCCTGCTGCAGGCGATGCCCGGTGCCGAGCCGCACCTGCTCGACACGCTGCGCACCGGTGAAATCGCCACCGCGGAAATCTATTCCGCACAGCTGATCGAGGCGTCGCGGCTGCTGCGCCGATCGGGCGCGGTGATCATGGTCGGCGAGCGGCTCGCCGGAATCCCCGGCGCGCTCTCGGCGGCGGTCCGGCTCGCCGACGAGACCGGCGCCGCCCTGGCCTGGGTGCCGCGGCGGGCGGGCGAACGCGGCGCGGTGGAGGCGGGCGCACTGCCCGGCCTGCTCCCGGGCGGCAGGCCCGTCGTGGATCCTCGTGCCCGCCAACAGGTTCGGGCCCTCTGGAACGTGCCCGACCTGCCGGTGACCGTCGGCCGTGACACCGCCGCCATCCTGGAGGCCGCCGCCACCCTCGGCGCTCTCGTCATCGGCGGCGTCGATCTCGCCGATCTGCCGGACCCGCAGGCCGCGCTCGCCGCCGTCGACGCCGCCCGCTTCGTGGTCAGCCTGGAATTGCGTCACAGTGCCATCACCGACCGCGCCGATGTGGTGTTCCCCGTGGCTTCGGCGATGGAGAAGTCCGGCACCTTCCGCACCTGGGAGGGCCGCGCGCGGCAGTTCGACGCCGCGCTGCACGACTCCGCCGTGCGGCGAGCGGCGACTCCCCTGTCGGATCAGCGCGTCATCCAGGCGATCGCGGATGAGATGCAAGTGCCGCTCGGACTGCCCGATACCAATGCGGCCCGTGCCGAACTCGCCGAACTCGGCGCGTGGGACGGCACGCCCGTCGCGCCACCCGCGCATCGTGCGCACCCGGTCACCCAGCCCCAACCGGGCACCGCTGTCCTCGCAGGCTGGCGAATGCTGTTGGACCAGGGCCGGATGCAGGACGGGGAGCCGAACCTGGCAGGTATCGCACGCCCGCCGGTGGTGCGACTCTCGCAGGCAACAGCCGCCGAAATCGGTGCCGCCGAAGACGATCCGATCAGCGTCGTCACCGAGCGCGGCACCATCACGCTGCCGCTGATGATCACCGACCTGCCCGACCGGGTGGTCTGGCTGCCGCTGAATTCGCCGGGAAGTTCGGTCTTCGAACAACTCGCCACCCAACCGGGCGGCGTGGTTCATCTGCGACGTGCGGACGAGAGGATGAAGGAACACCGTCATGAGTGATCTGGCTCTGCTCGTCGCGACGCCCGCGGGGCCCTCCGTGGTTACGCACGCTGCCGCCTACGGGCCCGACGCGTTCACCCTCTTCGGTCACGACCCGCTGTGGCTTGTGCTCGCAAAATCCCTCGCGATCTTCGGCTTCCTGCTGCTCACCCCGTTGATGGCGGTGTATCTGGAACGAAAGATCGTGGCCTGGATGCAGATGCGGGTCGGCCCGAACCGGGTCGGCCCCAAGGGCACACTGCAGGCCATCGCCGACGGCGTGAAGATGGCGCTCAAGGAAGACATCATCCCGACGATCGTGGACAAGCCGATCTTCATCATGGCGCCGATCATTTCGGTGATCCCTGCCGTGATGGCGTTCGCGGTGATCCCGTTCGGGCCGGAGGTGTCGATCCTGGGACATCGCACCGCGCTGCAGCTGACCGATATGCCGGTCGCCGTGCTCTACATCCTCGCGATCACCTCGATCGGCGTCTACGGCATCGTGCTCGCCGGGTGGTCGTCCGGCTCCACCTACCCGCTGCTCGGCGGCCTGCGCTCGACCGCGCAGGTGATCTCCTACGAGATCGCGATGGCGCTGTGCTTCGCGACGGTGTTCCTGCTCGGCGGCACCATGGCCACCTCGGGCATCGTCAAGGCACAGGAGGGCACCTGGTACGTCTTCCTACTGCTGCCGTCGTTCCTGATCTATTGCGTCTCGATGGTCGGCGAAACCAACCGGGCGCCGTTCGACCTGCCCGAGGCCGAGGGTGAGCTCGTCGGTGGCTTCCACACCGAGTACTCCTCGCTCAAGTTCGCGATGTTCATGCTCGCCGAATACA includes these proteins:
- a CDS encoding NADH-quinone oxidoreductase subunit G, with the translated sequence MGGGGRVTGGPATVNANASGLVPADLVTVTIDDTTVSVPAGTLVIRAAELIGIQIPRFCDHPLLEPVGACRQCIVEVEGQRKPVASCTMAVTDGMVVRTQLTSPVADKAQEGVMELLLINHPLDCPVCDKGGECPLQNQAMSSGRPETRFDGVKRTYPKPIPLSTAVLLDRERCVLCARCTRFSQQVAGDPFIELMDRGALQQVGIAQAEPLDSYFSGNTVQICPVGALTGTSYRFRARPFDLVSSPSVCEHCASGCAQRTDHRRGKVLRRLAGDDPQVNEEWNCDKGRWAFAYATERDRLTTPMVRGWDGKLAPASWSEALAAAAEGLAAAHGSAGVLIGGRITEEDAYAYAKFARVALGTNDIDFRSRVHSVEEADFLAARIAGQGVTVDYDSLEKAPIVLLAGFEPEEESPIVYLRLRKAARKHGLPVYSLAAYASRGLDRMSGTLLQAMPGAEPHLLDTLRTGEIATAEIYSAQLIEASRLLRRSGAVIMVGERLAGIPGALSAAVRLADETGAALAWVPRRAGERGAVEAGALPGLLPGGRPVVDPRARQQVRALWNVPDLPVTVGRDTAAILEAAATLGALVIGGVDLADLPDPQAALAAVDAARFVVSLELRHSAITDRADVVFPVASAMEKSGTFRTWEGRARQFDAALHDSAVRRAATPLSDQRVIQAIADEMQVPLGLPDTNAARAELAELGAWDGTPVAPPAHRAHPVTQPQPGTAVLAGWRMLLDQGRMQDGEPNLAGIARPPVVRLSQATAAEIGAAEDDPISVVTERGTITLPLMITDLPDRVVWLPLNSPGSSVFEQLATQPGGVVHLRRADERMKEHRHE
- the nuoF gene encoding NADH-quinone oxidoreductase subunit NuoF is translated as MTLTPVLTRYWDDPQSWTMDTYHRHDGYQALRKALRMDPDQVIQTVKDAGLRGRGGAGFPTGMKWSFIPQGPGPDGTTKPHYLVVNADESEPGTCKDIPLMLATPHTLIEGVIIAAYAIRAAHAFIYVRGEVVPVLRRLQAAVTQAYEAGYLGRNILGTGYDLELIVHAGAGAYICGEETALLDSLEGRRGQPRLRPPFPAVAGLYACPTVVNNVESIASVPPIILNGTAWFRSMGTEKSPGFTLYSLSGHVARPGQYEAPLGITLRELLDYAGGVRAGHRVKFWTPGGSSTPLFTDEHLDVPLDYEGVAGAGSMLGTKALQIFDDTTCVVRAVLRWTEFYAHESCGKCTPCREGTYWLVQLLERIEAGRGTESDLDKLLDISDTINGKSFCALGDGAASPIISSLKFFREEFIDHLRLDGCPFDPARTTAWAEGVR